The genomic stretch GTGATAGGTGGTGTAGTAGGTGATATCCGGAGTCGCAAAATCTACATCGACTAGGGTAAGAGTCTTGCGCGGCGGCAGGGGACTATCCAGGAGAGGTCGGGGGCCGGAGCCGAGGATGCCGCAGTGGAGCAGTTGCAGTTTGCCTTTGTGGCCGGGGTAATAGCCGTGGTGGTGGCCACTGATGTAGGTGTGGACGCGGTACTTCTCCAGCAGGGCGCGTTTGGCATCCGCCTCTAGCAAGACTTCCCCCGGATCGTTGCGCCCAACGGTGATGGCGTAGAGGGGCAAATGTCCGATTACAATGCGCAGTTTGGCCGCTTGCGCCCGTTCGCTCGCCAGTGCCGCTTCAGCCCATTCCATCTGTTCGGGTGGGATGAAGTTACAGGTGGCATCCCAGGTGAGGTAGAACACATCGTCTTTTTCAAAGGTGTAGTAGAAGGGGAAGTCCCCCCGATCCACAAAGGTCAGGCCCGGATCATGGGCCGGATCGTTCCAAAATTCGCGGGCCAGATCCCGTTCTTTTTGAAAGAGAAATCCGCCTCGTGTGGAACGGGCACAGGAGGCATCGTGATTGCCTAAGGTAAAACCATAGGGGATCTTTGCCTCCCGGATGGGGCCTGCCACATGCCGGTCAAAGGCCGCCCACATGGCCCGGATGCGTTCTTCGGAAAGGCGGGGATCCTGTCCCGCCACCATATCTCCTCCCCCCAAGACAATATCCGGCTGAAAGTAGGGGATGAGCCCAATGCCGCGATCCACTTCCGGGTCGTACTCCACTGAGCCATAGGCTGCATTCATGTCGCTAATCACCAACAGGCGCAGATCTCGGCGGGGGGGAATAAACAGGCCATTGGGGGCAGCCGGGTGGGCCACCACTGTAGCAGTGGGAACAGGGGTGGGTGGGGGCGGCGTAGGTGAGGATCCCGTCGCTTGGGCTGAAGGCATTGGTGTAGGAGATACAGAAGAAGCCTGCTGCCGACTGGCCAGATAGGCCCCTGCCATTCCACTGCCACTGGCTAACCCCAACAGACCCAGCATGAGTTTGCGCCGTTGCATTGGCCTGATTGCCCCAACTCTCCAGGGGTATTTTAGAAAATGAATTCCGAGCTGGCGAATCGAAGAGGGGTAGGGAGCAAGTTTGTGTTTGTGCAGATCAGCCGAGAGGAGAAGGGGAGGATTTTGGCCGACAGGATTTGAGACAGACCCGTTTACCGTTTTTCCCAACTTCATAGGGGATTTGAGGTAGCCTAAAATCCCGGCAGACAGGAGATCCATCTGTATGCGCTGGAGTAGGGAAAGGACTTTGCCCCGCAGCGGGAGGTGTCGGGAAAAGCTGTCTTGATAGTTGTCAACAGTTGTCAATCGTTGTCAGAATCGTTTCTCTCTAAGAATTAGGCACCAGCTAGCTTCGACATAATATTAAGGTATGTTTATCTCTGAGTTTCAATGCTAGCCTAGAACTAATAGGTAATTGCCTATCTCAGACTTAGTATGACCTGAGGTTACCTCATGCCTCGTCCACTGGATTCTTTAGAAGCGGCTCTGGAGCGTTGTCGTGAATGTAATCTGCGTTTGAGCCGACAGCGTCGGTACATTCTGGAGCTATTGTGGCAATGTGGCGAGCACCTCTCCGCCCGTGAAATCTACGATCGCCTCAATCAGCAGGGCAAGCCGATTGGCCACACCTCTGTCTATCAAAACCTGGAAGCCCTAGCCAGTCATCATGTTGTCGAGTGTTTGGATCGAGCGGAAGGACGCCGCTACGGCAATCGCACTCATCCCCATAGCCATGTCAATTGCTTGGATAGCGGCCGCATTTTGGATGTGGATGTCCAATTGCCCCCCGAGTTATTGGCCCAGGTGGAGCAACAAACCGGCACGCAGATTCAGAGCTATCGGATTGAGTTTTTCGGGGTAGAGGGATCCCCACCTTCCGCATCAACTCCATCCAATTCTTGATCAAGCTCGGTTTTGGCCTTTGCTGATTTGCGATTGTACCTGCTCCAGGGAATGGGCGGGAGCTAGACACTTGCTGCCCCAACACACCAGCCCCACAGCCCCCTCAGGTAGGGGGTCGGCCTCCGTGGGCAGAGTAAAGGCAGTCGTGGGCCAAGATTGCTGCTGAAAGGTGGAGAGGTGTTCCGCAGGCAGAGTTACCTTGACCAAATTGGCATACCAGTCCAAACCCGTAAACAGGCTGGGGCAGGAGCGGGGTTGGGTGCTCATCATGTGAGCAAAGGTTTTTAAGCCTTCTTCCGCGCGTTCCAAATAATCCGGATCCCCCGTCACAGCGCTGAGGCGGGCCAGATTGGCGATGGCAATCCCATTGGCGGCAGGGGTGGCATTGTCCTGAAACTCTTTTTCCCGCACCAAGAGTTCGGGGGCACTTTGGGCATCGCTGACAAAATAGCCGCCGGCAACCGGATCCCACAGTTGGCTGTCCATTTCCCGCTGAAGGTTGACAGCAGCTTCTAACCAATACTCGGCAGAGGGAGTCCCCACCAATGGTAGGCAGGCTTGATGCAGATCCAGGAGTGCTTTGATCAACAGGGCATAATCTTCCGACTTGGCAGGAACCTCGGCTATGCCATCGTAGTTCACCCGCAGCAGGGATCCCGTTTCGGGGTGACGCTGCTGGCTGAGGATAAACTGGGCCGCCCGCAGCGCCATCTGCAGATATTCCTCGGTACCAAATACCTGATAGGCCCGTGCCAAGCCGGAGATCATCAAGCCATTCCAGGACACAATCATCTTCGTATCGGTTACCGGCGGGATCCGCCCTGGCCAGGGATGGAGGCGGGCCGATTGGGCATCCACTGCCGGCGGAAAAGGCTCTCGTTCATCCTGATTACCATAGCGGGCCCGAAACAGATGGGTCTTGAGAGCACTTTCTACCGCAGCCGGTAGCTCACCCCCCTGTTTGCGCTGCAAAACCAGGTAGCCGGGTCGATCTGGAAAGTTCCCCCCCGGCGATAGGTCAAAAGCCTGTTGCAGAGCGCGGAACCCCTCATCCCCCAGCAACTCCTGCAACTCCTGCCACCGCCAAACATAAAACTCCCCTTCTTCCGGCTCCCGATCCTCAGGTTTGGCAAAGCTATCGGCATCCTGGGCCGCGTAGAAATAACCGGCAGGGGCTGTCATCTCCCGTGCCAACCAATCGATCGTCAGCTGCACCGCTCGCCGAATGGCGGCATCTTGGATCCCTTGCGCCCACAGATCCGAGAGAAACTCCACAATCTGCCCATTGTCGTAGAGCATTTTTTCGAAGTGGGGTACCGTCCAGGTGGCA from Thermostichus vulcanus str. 'Rupite' encodes the following:
- a CDS encoding metallophosphoesterase family protein; the encoded protein is MQRRKLMLGLLGLASGSGMAGAYLASRQQASSVSPTPMPSAQATGSSPTPPPPTPVPTATVVAHPAAPNGLFIPPRRDLRLLVISDMNAAYGSVEYDPEVDRGIGLIPYFQPDIVLGGGDMVAGQDPRLSEERIRAMWAAFDRHVAGPIREAKIPYGFTLGNHDASCARSTRGGFLFQKERDLAREFWNDPAHDPGLTFVDRGDFPFYYTFEKDDVFYLTWDATCNFIPPEQMEWAEAALASERAQAAKLRIVIGHLPLYAITVGRNDPGEVLLEADAKRALLEKYRVHTYISGHHHGYYPGHKGKLQLLHCGILGSGPRPLLDSPLPPRKTLTLVDVDFATPDITYYTTYHMRDLSVIEQAELPRFITGHNGLVLRRDVNWDALSPEEIATCQGRIGSLCRD
- a CDS encoding Fur family transcriptional regulator; translated protein: MPRPLDSLEAALERCRECNLRLSRQRRYILELLWQCGEHLSAREIYDRLNQQGKPIGHTSVYQNLEALASHHVVECLDRAEGRRYGNRTHPHSHVNCLDSGRILDVDVQLPPELLAQVEQQTGTQIQSYRIEFFGVEGSPPSASTPSNS
- a CDS encoding thioredoxin domain-containing protein, which codes for MTNRLATSPSLYLRKHAENPVDWWPWIPEALEKARAEDKPIFLSIGYSSCHWCTVMEGEAFSNPEIAAFLNEHFLPIKVDREERPDLDSIYMQTLQLMSGQGGWPLNVFLAPTDLVPFYAGTYFPVEPRFGRPGFLALLQRILQFYRQEKDKIEDMKGQILAALTTLSELVPEDTVPTDLLRSGIQKIQPLVSSTGAVQQFPMMPYAQLVLRSARFESADGIPGSTTALERAKERGMALVLGGIFDHVAGGFHRYTVDATWTVPHFEKMLYDNGQIVEFLSDLWAQGIQDAAIRRAVQLTIDWLAREMTAPAGYFYAAQDADSFAKPEDREPEEGEFYVWRWQELQELLGDEGFRALQQAFDLSPGGNFPDRPGYLVLQRKQGGELPAAVESALKTHLFRARYGNQDEREPFPPAVDAQSARLHPWPGRIPPVTDTKMIVSWNGLMISGLARAYQVFGTEEYLQMALRAAQFILSQQRHPETGSLLRVNYDGIAEVPAKSEDYALLIKALLDLHQACLPLVGTPSAEYWLEAAVNLQREMDSQLWDPVAGGYFVSDAQSAPELLVREKEFQDNATPAANGIAIANLARLSAVTGDPDYLERAEEGLKTFAHMMSTQPRSCPSLFTGLDWYANLVKVTLPAEHLSTFQQQSWPTTAFTLPTEADPLPEGAVGLVCWGSKCLAPAHSLEQVQSQISKGQNRA